One window of the bacterium genome contains the following:
- a CDS encoding GNAT family N-acetyltransferase, producing the protein MKCSIREMKKVELKRVLRLIRMHHGQDARYARRYYRDYFKRWGKGWDKVILAEYRGKLAGVSGYFYDNEEARGIYWLGYTFIHPKFQGRGVGSQLLQYIIQDLKRREARKLFLSTSSDAIYRGAVSFYTDHGFRWEGTLKDLYGPGEDQILMGKDLTKKRRKARRTRKRRRRHS; encoded by the coding sequence ATGAAGTGCTCGATCCGCGAGATGAAGAAGGTCGAGCTGAAGCGCGTGCTGCGCCTGATCCGGATGCATCACGGCCAGGACGCGCGCTACGCGCGGCGCTACTACCGCGACTACTTCAAACGCTGGGGCAAGGGATGGGACAAGGTCATTCTGGCGGAATACCGGGGGAAGCTCGCGGGCGTCTCGGGCTATTTTTACGACAACGAGGAGGCCCGGGGCATCTACTGGCTCGGCTATACCTTCATTCATCCCAAATTTCAGGGCCGCGGCGTCGGAAGCCAGCTGCTGCAGTACATCATCCAGGACCTGAAACGGCGGGAGGCGCGCAAGCTCTTTCTTTCGACCTCCAGCGACGCCATCTACCGCGGCGCCGTCTCCTTCTACACCGACCACGGCTTCCGCTGGGAAGGCACGCTCAAGGACCTGTACGGGCCCGGCGAGGACCAGATCCTGATGGGCAAGGATCTCACGAAAAAGAGGCGCAAGGCCCGCAGGACGCGGAAACGCCGAAGGAGGCACTCATGA
- a CDS encoding DUF4126 domain-containing protein, translating to MDVVAQLSLLMGPSFLSGINAYATIGFLGLFGRVGWVLLPGGLDVLTHPAVFVTTLVLFAVEFIADKIPAFDTFWDGIQSFIRIPCGAVLAYAVVGPVDPELKLAAGLLGGTLAASSHAVKAGVRAMVNMSPEPFSNWLLSFAEDGFVLAGLWFIFYLPFVMAGILVLFLCLAIWILPKMFRVFLAAVRKGARVFRSP from the coding sequence ATGGACGTCGTGGCCCAGCTCAGCCTGCTGATGGGGCCCAGCTTTCTCAGCGGCATCAACGCCTACGCGACCATCGGTTTCCTCGGCCTCTTCGGCCGGGTCGGTTGGGTCCTGCTCCCGGGGGGCCTGGACGTCCTCACCCACCCCGCCGTCTTCGTGACCACCCTCGTTCTCTTTGCGGTGGAATTCATCGCCGACAAGATCCCGGCCTTCGACACGTTCTGGGACGGCATCCAAAGCTTCATCCGCATCCCGTGCGGGGCCGTCCTGGCGTATGCGGTCGTCGGCCCCGTGGATCCGGAGCTGAAACTGGCGGCCGGCCTGTTGGGCGGAACGCTCGCGGCCTCTTCTCACGCGGTCAAGGCGGGGGTCCGCGCCATGGTCAACATGAGCCCGGAGCCCTTTTCCAACTGGCTGCTCTCCTTCGCCGAGGACGGCTTCGTCCTCGCCGGCCTTTGGTTCATCTTCTATCTGCCCTTCGTCATGGCGGGGATCCTGGTCCTCTTCCTCTGTCTCGCCATTTGGATCCTCCCCAAGATGTTCCGCGTCTTCCTGGCCGCCGTTCGCAAGGGGGCGCGCGTCTTCCGCTCACCTTGA
- a CDS encoding ORF6N domain-containing protein, producing the protein MSDIQVTTPIGSIERKILFLRGQKVMLDEDLAGLYEVPTKVLNQAVRRNLGRFPGDFMFQLTVGEYKSLRSRIVTLDSANAGRGRHRKYLPYAFTEQGVAMLSSVLNSERAIRVNIEIIRAFVRLRQVLASNRALARKIEELEKKCGEHDDQFKSVFDAIRELMAPPTSKQRKIGFNPSEK; encoded by the coding sequence ATGTCGGATATCCAAGTGACTACCCCTATCGGGTCCATCGAGCGAAAAATCCTTTTCTTGCGCGGGCAGAAGGTGATGCTCGATGAAGACCTGGCAGGTCTCTATGAAGTTCCCACAAAGGTCTTGAATCAGGCGGTTAGGAGGAATCTTGGCCGGTTTCCGGGGGACTTCATGTTTCAACTGACGGTTGGAGAGTACAAGTCTTTAAGGTCACGGATTGTGACCTTAGACAGCGCAAACGCGGGACGAGGCAGGCATCGAAAGTATCTGCCTTATGCGTTCACGGAACAAGGCGTTGCCATGTTGTCCAGCGTCTTGAACAGCGAGAGGGCCATTCGGGTCAATATCGAGATCATTCGAGCCTTTGTCCGTCTTCGTCAGGTTCTGGCGAGCAATAGGGCGTTGGCGCGTAAGATCGAGGAGTTAGAGAAGAAATGCGGCGAGCACGATGATCAATTCAAAAGCGTCTTCGACGCGATCCGGGAACTGATGGCCCCGCCGACCTCGAAACAACGCAAGATCGGCTTTAATCCTTCCGAAAAATAA
- a CDS encoding HNH endonuclease signature motif containing protein → MGGTSYGIDGFRGLRRLGTDRSGKNFSKAVVDAVWEKGLIVPGVDPNVRRRDQYGSLIDYSQYGATVQNGTGWEIDHIVPVAKWGADQLSNLQPLQWENNRRKGDS, encoded by the coding sequence ATGGGGGGAACTAGCTACGGAATAGATGGCTTCCGAGGTTTGCGGCGTCTAGGAACGGACCGTTCAGGGAAAAACTTTTCCAAGGCGGTCGTTGATGCAGTGTGGGAGAAAGGGTTGATAGTGCCTGGCGTGGATCCTAATGTACGGCGCAGGGATCAGTACGGATCTTTGATTGATTACAGTCAATACGGCGCCACTGTGCAGAATGGAACTGGATGGGAAATAGATCATATTGTGCCTGTAGCAAAATGGGGAGCTGATCAACTCAGCAATTTGCAGCCGTTACAGTGGGAAAATAACCGTCGTAAAGGTGACAGTTGA
- a CDS encoding type II toxin-antitoxin system RelE/ParE family toxin, which yields MSWNVEYTNEFNEWWETLDESEQEDVAAYVELLEARGPNLDYPHSSKVNGSRFEKMRELRPQHKGRPYRVFYAFDPRRAAVLLIGGDKTGDDRFYEKYVPKADKIYERHLEEIRKEGQDG from the coding sequence ATGTCTTGGAACGTCGAATATACAAATGAGTTCAATGAATGGTGGGAGACCTTGGACGAAAGTGAGCAGGAGGACGTCGCAGCGTATGTTGAACTGTTGGAAGCGAGAGGGCCGAATTTGGACTACCCACACTCGTCGAAAGTAAATGGTTCCCGATTTGAAAAGATGAGGGAACTGAGACCGCAACATAAGGGCAGACCTTACAGAGTCTTTTATGCCTTTGATCCACGTAGGGCAGCGGTTCTACTCATCGGCGGAGATAAAACGGGGGACGATCGATTTTACGAAAAGTATGTTCCCAAGGCGGATAAAATTTACGAGAGGCATTTAGAAGAAATTAGAAAGGAAGGTCAGGATGGCTAA
- a CDS encoding helix-turn-helix transcriptional regulator encodes MAKPFKTLLKKMSPESQKRIREKADTLLKEILLKELRETRKITQEDVAEILQVNQSSVSKIENRGTSISVGVLENYIHALGGELEMRARFSDTILPFSVSKDDDEQVA; translated from the coding sequence ATGGCTAAGCCCTTTAAAACGCTGCTCAAGAAAATGAGTCCGGAATCCCAAAAGAGGATTCGAGAGAAGGCGGACACTCTTTTAAAGGAGATCTTGTTGAAAGAACTGAGAGAGACTCGCAAGATCACTCAGGAAGATGTGGCGGAAATTCTTCAGGTCAATCAGTCCAGTGTTTCGAAGATCGAAAATCGGGGCACTTCGATTTCCGTTGGAGTCCTAGAAAACTATATTCATGCTTTAGGTGGCGAGCTGGAGATGAGGGCCCGTTTCTCAGACACCATCCTCCCGTTTTCTGTCTCTAAGGATGATGACGAGCAAGTCGCCTAA
- a CDS encoding DUF302 domain-containing protein, translating to MGYYFSKTLKTTFEDAVNRTVEALKREGFGVLTDIDVRATMKKKLDVEFRNYRILGACNPPFAHQALLAEDKIGTMLPCNVIVQELAPGKIEVAAVDPAASMQAINNPVLEKIANRVRERLAQAMELLA from the coding sequence ATGGGCTACTACTTCAGCAAGACCTTAAAGACGACCTTTGAGGACGCGGTGAACCGGACGGTGGAGGCCCTCAAACGGGAGGGCTTCGGCGTGCTCACGGACATCGACGTCAGGGCGACGATGAAGAAGAAGCTCGACGTCGAGTTCCGGAACTACCGGATCTTGGGCGCCTGCAACCCGCCCTTCGCCCACCAGGCCCTGCTCGCCGAGGACAAGATCGGGACGATGCTGCCCTGCAACGTGATCGTCCAGGAACTGGCGCCCGGCAAGATCGAGGTCGCCGCCGTCGATCCCGCCGCGTCCATGCAGGCGATCAACAATCCCGTCCTGGAAAAGATCGCCAACCGGGTCCGGGAAAGGCTCGCGCAGGCGATGGAACTGCTGGCATGA
- a CDS encoding dipeptidase encodes MKLSDQALALHRSSLVIDLHADTTIPMKWMGYRIEKKHEPGLPGRLGFFHCDIPRWKEGGYGGQFIGLGTFPYPESGSARSCLRQAEMILKACARNPGDLEFVTTAAGITEARARGRIAVLLGVEGGHNLENDPANVKRFYGAGVRYLGLAHFTRNRLCAPSGGIGADANAPLTALGREVIGEMNRLGMMVDLAHVGRRAFLEAARLSERPVLVSHTGISAARPHWRNLDDEQIRAVADKDGVIGIIFAWRYICNNGRGDLRSLLPHFEHVRSLVGSRHLALGSDFDGAVVPVRGLEDASHLPAITQMLLEAAWREDEIRGVLGENALRVLAANE; translated from the coding sequence ATGAAACTGTCGGACCAGGCCCTCGCCCTGCACCGGTCCTCCCTGGTGATCGATCTTCACGCGGATACCACCATCCCCATGAAGTGGATGGGCTACCGCATCGAAAAAAAACACGAGCCCGGCCTCCCGGGGAGGCTCGGGTTTTTCCACTGCGACATCCCCCGCTGGAAGGAAGGGGGTTATGGCGGCCAGTTCATCGGCCTGGGGACGTTCCCCTACCCCGAGTCCGGCAGCGCCCGCTCGTGCCTCCGGCAGGCGGAGATGATCTTGAAGGCCTGCGCCCGGAATCCCGGCGATCTGGAGTTCGTCACGACGGCCGCCGGGATCACCGAGGCCCGCGCAAGGGGAAGGATCGCTGTCCTCTTGGGCGTCGAGGGCGGGCATAATCTCGAAAACGACCCGGCCAACGTGAAACGGTTCTACGGCGCCGGCGTCCGTTATCTGGGCCTGGCGCATTTCACCCGGAACCGGCTCTGCGCCCCGTCCGGGGGGATCGGCGCCGACGCGAACGCCCCCCTCACGGCGCTCGGGCGCGAGGTCATCGGGGAGATGAACCGGCTCGGGATGATGGTCGATCTGGCCCACGTGGGGCGGAGGGCCTTTCTTGAGGCGGCCCGGCTCTCCGAACGGCCGGTCCTCGTGAGCCACACCGGCATCTCGGCGGCCCGCCCGCACTGGCGAAATCTCGACGACGAGCAGATCCGGGCGGTGGCGGACAAGGACGGCGTCATCGGCATCATCTTTGCCTGGCGCTACATCTGCAATAACGGCCGGGGGGATCTCCGGTCCCTCCTCCCCCACTTCGAGCACGTGCGGAGTCTCGTCGGCTCAAGGCACCTGGCCTTGGGCAGCGATTTCGACGGCGCCGTCGTGCCGGTTCGCGGCTTGGAAGATGCGTCGCACCTCCCCGCGATCACCCAGATGCTCCTGGAAGCCGCCTGGCGGGAGGACGAGATCCGGGGCGTCCTGGGAGAAAACGCCCTGCGGGTCTTGGCGGCGAATGAATGA